One genomic segment of Linepithema humile isolate Giens D197 chromosome 5, Lhum_UNIL_v1.0, whole genome shotgun sequence includes these proteins:
- the Ndae1 gene encoding electroneutral sodium bicarbonate exchanger 1 isoform X3 — translation MQPPLEHRKSMHTDKRLIYLCRPWMQPKASSGGAHAGGTGDDEAPKDPGARITHQSYTEKDYEGHRAHTVYVGVHLPGERRHRRHHKHHHSQRQSYPCGKEDADNDRPRQLLMARRGRLASICDPAGEMIFTPPAQRVQFILGEEVGDDAHESHPLFSEMEELVKDGDEMEWKETARWIKFEEDVEEGGNRWSKPHVATLSLHSLFELRSLLLNGTVMLDMEAQGLEQIADLVLDNMVNKGVLPTELREKVREALLVRHRHQHERRKDNNMSKLPIIRSLAEIGRNHSSSKNLQERREPKDAYVPSVARSSSCPNSNTAPLSKEAKDLKGPYLLVPVEESNSAPAIAGATSQGSGAALNAGSRFLAIPGNPGQEPGSNGIDRSPSSVSISRNHSSSALENGDANHRGNTHFMRKIPAGAEASNILVGEVDFLDKTLSAFIRLSQAGIMGDLTEVPVPTRFIFVLLGPMGGISGFHEIGRAMATLMSDEVFHDVAYKAKNRNHLLAGIDEFLDAVTVLPPGEWDPAIRIEPPAAIPSQEVRKRPKEEKPKEDFDEEADEQKLREESGLERTGRLFGGLINDVKRKAPFYFSDFKDALALQCVASFIFLYFACLSPIITFGGLLSEATGKHMAAMESLVSGFVCGIGYGFFSGQPLTILGSTGPVLVFETIVYEFCKKVDWNYMSFRYWIGTWTALILIILVALDASACVCYITRFTEENFATLIAFIFIYKAIENVLSIGKKYPVNTYPNEMLGYNCWCKPPNITLPSSYNNMNWTTLEKEACESYNGTMVGDDCNAPHYVPDVFLMSIILFMGTFLLSVELKDFKNALFFPSKVRQVVSDFAVIIAIFSMSSLDHFVGIPTPKLEVPAEFKPTLEGRGWIIWPFQKNPWWSAIVAFLPALLGTILIFMDQQITAVIVNRKENKLKKGCGYHLDLFVLAILIEICSVMGLPWFVAATVLSINHVNSLKLESECAAPGEKPQFLGVREQRATHILIFLMIGCSVLLTPMLRNIPMPVLFGVFLYMGVASLKGLQFFDRILIMLMPVKYQPDYMFLRQVPLKRVHMFTAIQLTCLACLWLIKSFSSTSILFPLMLVVMIGIRKSLDLIFTQRELKILDDVMPEPSKKHAEELRKLENGEEQTMGYGPPGNIQISLANGNIMKIPLASINISEEVNKTGIWQQVNEGNEKSKQSKSLINVGKQKKHPKKDNSLVADETTRLTTMTEEDEDDSGISIKVDLIRSKESISPLKANGTTSAETSV, via the exons acgtttaatttatttgtgcaGACCGTGGATGCAGCCGAAGGCCAGCAGTGGCGGGGCCCACGCGGGCGGGACAGGTGACGATGAGGCCCCGAAAGATCCGGGCGCGCGGATCACTCATCAGTCTTACACGGAAAAGGATTATGAAG GTCACAGAGCGCATACGGTGTACGTGGGCGTGCATCTGCCGGGGGAGAGAAGACACCGTCGCCACCATAAGCACCATCATTCACAACGGCAGTCATACCCTTGCGGTAAGGAGGATGCCGACAACGACAGGCCAA GACAATTGTTGATGGCGCGCAGGGGTCGCCTCGCTAGCATCTGCGACCCCGCCGGCGAGATGATAT TTACTCCACCCGCCCAGAGAGTACAGTTTATCCTCGGCGAGGAAGTTGGTGATGATGCACACGAATCGCATCCGCTCTTCTCAGAGATGGAGGAGCTTGTCAAGGATGGCGATGAGATGGAATGGAAGGAAACGGCGAG ATGGATCAAATTCGAGGAAGATGTCGAGGAAGGTGGCAATAGGTGGAGCAAACCTCATGTCGCCACATTATCGCTACACTCGCTCTTTGAGTTGAGAAGCCTTCTCTTAAACGGAACCGTCATGTTGGATATGGAGGCACAGGGCTTGGAGCAGATAGCTGATCTCGTTTTGGATAATATGGTCAATAAAGGAGTGTTGCCGACCGAATTGCGAGAGAAG GTGAGAGAAGCCCTCCTCGTCAGACATCGGCATCAGCACGAAAGACGTAAAGACAATAACATGTCGAAGTTACCGATCATACGATCGTTAGCTGAGATAGGACGCAACCATTCCTCCTCAAAGA ATTTGCAGGAGCGTCGCGAACCGAAGGACGCCTATGTACCATCTGTCGCCCGCAGCAGCAGTTGCCCGAACTCGAATACGGCTCCGCTGTCGAAAGAGGCGAAAGACCTCAAAGGGCCGTACCTTCTGGTTCCAG TGGAGGAATCGAATTCCGCTCCCGCGATCGCCGGCGCAACAAGTCAGGGCAGTGGAGCAGCGCTGAATGCTGGTAGCCGCTTCCTTGCGATACCCGGCAATCCCG GCCAAGAACCCGGCAGCAACGGGATAGACCGCAGCCCCAGCAGTGTGTCCATCAGCAGAAATCACAGTTCTTCCGCTTTGGAAAACGGAGATGCTAATCACAGG GGTAATACACACTTCATGAGGAAGATACCAGCCGGCGCTGAAGCAAGCAACATACTTGTGGGTGAGGTCGATTTCCTCGACAAGACTCTGTCCGCATTCATTCGATTGAGCCAAGCCGGGATAATGGGCGACCTGACAGAAGTTCCTGTTCCAACGAGATTTATCTTCGTTCTCTTAGGACCGATG GGCGGTATTTCGGGTTTCCACGAGATCGGTCGAGCGATGGCAACCTTGATGTCCGACGAAGTCTTCCACGATGTGGCTTACAAggcaaaaaatagaaatcacCTTTTAGCCGGTATCGACGAGTTCTTAGACGCCGTGACGGTATTACCACCCGGTGAATGGGATCCGGCGATTCGAATAGAACCGCCAGCTGCTATTCCGTCGCAG GAAGTCAGAAAGAGGCCGAAGGAGGAAAAGCCTAAGGAAGATTTCGACGAGGAAGCTGATGAACAAAAGCTGAGAGAAGAATCCGGTCTCGAGAGAACCGGAAGACTATTCGGCGGTCTGATCAACGACGTTAAAAGGAAAGCTCCGTTTTATTTCTCCGACTTCAAGGACGCTTTGGCGCTTCAATGCGTGGCTTCTTTCATCTTCTTGTACTTCGCCTGTTTATCGCCCATTATTACCTTCGGTGGCCTCCTCAGCGAGGCCACCGGCAAGCATATGGCCGCTATGGAATCACTAGTTTCCGGTTTCGTTTGCGGCATAGGATATGGATTCTTTTCTGGCCAGCCGTTGACTATACTCGGTTCCACCGGTCCGGTTCTCGTTTTCGAGACGATCGTTTACGAATTCTGCAA GAAAGTCGATTGGAATTACATGTCATTCCGCTACTGGATCGGAACATGGACCGCCCTTATTCTGATCATTCTCGTGGCCCTTGACGCAAGTGCTTGCGTCTGTTACATCACCCGATTTACGGAGGAGAACTTCGCCACGCTCATCGCCTTCATCTTTATCTACAAG GCTATCGAAAATGTGCTGTCAATCGGCAAGAAGTATCCCGTGAACACCTATCCTAACGAAATGTTGGGCTACAATTGCTGGTGTAAACCACCGAACATCACTCTGCCATCCAGTTATAATAACATGAATTGGACGACGTTGGAGAAGGAAGCCTGCGAG AGCTACAACGGCACGATGGTAGGCGACGACTGCAATGCACCGCATTATGTACCCGATGTGTTCCTTATGTCAATTATCCTATTCATGGGTACGTTCTTACTGTCGGTGGAACTCAAAGATTTCAAGAACGCTTTATTCTTCCCCTCGAAG GTGAGGCAAGTGGTGAGCGACTTTGCAGTGATAATCGCGATATTCTCAATGAGCTCACTGGATCACTTCGTGGGGATTCCAACGCCGAAATTGGAGGTGCCGGCAGAGTTCAAACCGACATTGGAGGGACGAGGATGGATAATCTGGCCTTTTCAGAAGAATCCGTGGTGGAGTGCTATTGTGGCGTTTCTCCCCGCTTTATTGGGCACTATATTGATCTTCATGGATCAGCAGATCACGGCCGTTATTGTTAATAGGAAAGAAAATAAGTTGAAG AAAGGATGCGGGTATCATTTGGACCTCTTCGTTTTGGCCATCCTAATTGAAATATGTTCAGTGATGGGACTTCCATGGTTCGTCGCAGCGACGGTCCTTTCCATAAATCACGTGAACTCGTTGAAGTTGGAATCCGAATGCGCCGCGCCGGGCGAGAAGCCGCAATTTTTAGGCGTCCGCGAGCAGAGAGCTactcatatattaattttcctgATGATCGGATGCTCGGTGCTCCTAACACCGATGCTGAGGAATATACCGATGCCGGTACTGTTTGGCGTCTTCCTGTACATGGGCGTCGCCTCGTTGAAGGGTCTCCAATTCTTTGACAGGATTCTAATTATGCTGATGCCCGTTAAATATCAACCAGACTACATGTTCCTCCGCCAA GTACCGTTGAAACGTGTACACATGTTCACTGCAATCCAGCTTACTTGCCTCGCCTGCTTGTGGCTCATAAAATCCTTCAGTTCTACCTCGATTCTGTTCCCCTTAATG CTTGTCGTAATGATCGGCATACGCAAATCTCTGGACTTGATATTCACCCAACGCGAACTGAAAATCCTCGACGACGTAATGCCGGAACCGAGCAAGAAACACGCCGAGGAGCTCCGTAAGCTGGAGAACGGCGAG GAGCAGACAATGGGATATGGGCCTCCGGGAAACATTCAGATCTCTTTGGCCAACGGGAATATTATGAAGATCCCTCTTGCGAGTATCAATATCAGCGAGGAAGTGAATAAAACTGGCATTTGGCAGCAGGTCAACGAGGGAAACGAAAAATCGAAACAATCAAAATCACTAATCAA TGTGGGAAAACAAAAGAAGCATCCAAAGAAAGACAACTCGTTAGTAGCCGACGAAACAACAAGGCTGACGACGATGACCGAAGAGGACGAGGATGACAGTGGGATCTCGATCAAG GTAGATTTAATACGATCAAAGGAAAGCATCAGTCCCTTAAAAGCAAATGGTACTACCTCAGCTGAAACTTCCGTTTAA
- the Ndae1 gene encoding sodium-driven chloride bicarbonate exchanger isoform X2: MQPPLEHRKSMHTDKPWMQPKASSGGAHAGGTGDDEAPKDPGARITHQSYTEKDYEGHRAHTVYVGVHLPGERRHRRHHKHHHSQRQSYPCGKEDADNDRPRQLLMARRGRLASICDPAGEMIFTPPAQRVQFILGEEVGDDAHESHPLFSEMEELVKDGDEMEWKETARWIKFEEDVEEGGNRWSKPHVATLSLHSLFELRSLLLNGTVMLDMEAQGLEQIADLVLDNMVNKGVLPTELREKVREALLVRHRHQHERRKDNNMSKLPIIRSLAEIGRNHSSSKNCDCSCGMHALLTSDLQERREPKDAYVPSVARSSSCPNSNTAPLSKEAKDLKGPYLLVPVEESNSAPAIAGATSQGSGAALNAGSRFLAIPGNPGQEPGSNGIDRSPSSVSISRNHSSSALENGDANHRGNTHFMRKIPAGAEASNILVGEVDFLDKTLSAFIRLSQAGIMGDLTEVPVPTRFIFVLLGPMGGISGFHEIGRAMATLMSDEVFHDVAYKAKNRNHLLAGIDEFLDAVTVLPPGEWDPAIRIEPPAAIPSQEVRKRPKEEKPKEDFDEEADEQKLREESGLERTGRLFGGLINDVKRKAPFYFSDFKDALALQCVASFIFLYFACLSPIITFGGLLSEATGKHMAAMESLVSGFVCGIGYGFFSGQPLTILGSTGPVLVFETIVYEFCKKVDWNYMSFRYWIGTWTALILIILVALDASACVCYITRFTEENFATLIAFIFIYKAIENVLSIGKKYPVNTYPNEMLGYNCWCKPPNITLPSSYNNMNWTTLEKEACESYNGTMVGDDCNAPHYVPDVFLMSIILFMGTFLLSVELKDFKNALFFPSKVRQVVSDFAVIIAIFSMSSLDHFVGIPTPKLEVPAEFKPTLEGRGWIIWPFQKNPWWSAIVAFLPALLGTILIFMDQQITAVIVNRKENKLKKGCGYHLDLFVLAILIEICSVMGLPWFVAATVLSINHVNSLKLESECAAPGEKPQFLGVREQRATHILIFLMIGCSVLLTPMLRNIPMPVLFGVFLYMGVASLKGLQFFDRILIMLMPVKYQPDYMFLRQVPLKRVHMFTAIQLTCLACLWLIKSFSSTSILFPLMLVVMIGIRKSLDLIFTQRELKILDDVMPEPSKKHAEELRKLENGEEQTMGYGPPGNIQISLANGNIMKIPLASINISEEVNKTGIWQQVNEGNEKSKQSKSLINVGKQKKHPKKDNSLVADETTRLTTMTEEDEDDSGISIKVDLIRSKESISPLKANGTTSAETSV, encoded by the exons ACCGTGGATGCAGCCGAAGGCCAGCAGTGGCGGGGCCCACGCGGGCGGGACAGGTGACGATGAGGCCCCGAAAGATCCGGGCGCGCGGATCACTCATCAGTCTTACACGGAAAAGGATTATGAAG GTCACAGAGCGCATACGGTGTACGTGGGCGTGCATCTGCCGGGGGAGAGAAGACACCGTCGCCACCATAAGCACCATCATTCACAACGGCAGTCATACCCTTGCGGTAAGGAGGATGCCGACAACGACAGGCCAA GACAATTGTTGATGGCGCGCAGGGGTCGCCTCGCTAGCATCTGCGACCCCGCCGGCGAGATGATAT TTACTCCACCCGCCCAGAGAGTACAGTTTATCCTCGGCGAGGAAGTTGGTGATGATGCACACGAATCGCATCCGCTCTTCTCAGAGATGGAGGAGCTTGTCAAGGATGGCGATGAGATGGAATGGAAGGAAACGGCGAG ATGGATCAAATTCGAGGAAGATGTCGAGGAAGGTGGCAATAGGTGGAGCAAACCTCATGTCGCCACATTATCGCTACACTCGCTCTTTGAGTTGAGAAGCCTTCTCTTAAACGGAACCGTCATGTTGGATATGGAGGCACAGGGCTTGGAGCAGATAGCTGATCTCGTTTTGGATAATATGGTCAATAAAGGAGTGTTGCCGACCGAATTGCGAGAGAAG GTGAGAGAAGCCCTCCTCGTCAGACATCGGCATCAGCACGAAAGACGTAAAGACAATAACATGTCGAAGTTACCGATCATACGATCGTTAGCTGAGATAGGACGCAACCATTCCTCCTCAAAGA ATTGCGACTGTTCATGTGGTATGCATGCCTTGTTGACGTCAGATTTGCAGGAGCGTCGCGAACCGAAGGACGCCTATGTACCATCTGTCGCCCGCAGCAGCAGTTGCCCGAACTCGAATACGGCTCCGCTGTCGAAAGAGGCGAAAGACCTCAAAGGGCCGTACCTTCTGGTTCCAG TGGAGGAATCGAATTCCGCTCCCGCGATCGCCGGCGCAACAAGTCAGGGCAGTGGAGCAGCGCTGAATGCTGGTAGCCGCTTCCTTGCGATACCCGGCAATCCCG GCCAAGAACCCGGCAGCAACGGGATAGACCGCAGCCCCAGCAGTGTGTCCATCAGCAGAAATCACAGTTCTTCCGCTTTGGAAAACGGAGATGCTAATCACAGG GGTAATACACACTTCATGAGGAAGATACCAGCCGGCGCTGAAGCAAGCAACATACTTGTGGGTGAGGTCGATTTCCTCGACAAGACTCTGTCCGCATTCATTCGATTGAGCCAAGCCGGGATAATGGGCGACCTGACAGAAGTTCCTGTTCCAACGAGATTTATCTTCGTTCTCTTAGGACCGATG GGCGGTATTTCGGGTTTCCACGAGATCGGTCGAGCGATGGCAACCTTGATGTCCGACGAAGTCTTCCACGATGTGGCTTACAAggcaaaaaatagaaatcacCTTTTAGCCGGTATCGACGAGTTCTTAGACGCCGTGACGGTATTACCACCCGGTGAATGGGATCCGGCGATTCGAATAGAACCGCCAGCTGCTATTCCGTCGCAG GAAGTCAGAAAGAGGCCGAAGGAGGAAAAGCCTAAGGAAGATTTCGACGAGGAAGCTGATGAACAAAAGCTGAGAGAAGAATCCGGTCTCGAGAGAACCGGAAGACTATTCGGCGGTCTGATCAACGACGTTAAAAGGAAAGCTCCGTTTTATTTCTCCGACTTCAAGGACGCTTTGGCGCTTCAATGCGTGGCTTCTTTCATCTTCTTGTACTTCGCCTGTTTATCGCCCATTATTACCTTCGGTGGCCTCCTCAGCGAGGCCACCGGCAAGCATATGGCCGCTATGGAATCACTAGTTTCCGGTTTCGTTTGCGGCATAGGATATGGATTCTTTTCTGGCCAGCCGTTGACTATACTCGGTTCCACCGGTCCGGTTCTCGTTTTCGAGACGATCGTTTACGAATTCTGCAA GAAAGTCGATTGGAATTACATGTCATTCCGCTACTGGATCGGAACATGGACCGCCCTTATTCTGATCATTCTCGTGGCCCTTGACGCAAGTGCTTGCGTCTGTTACATCACCCGATTTACGGAGGAGAACTTCGCCACGCTCATCGCCTTCATCTTTATCTACAAG GCTATCGAAAATGTGCTGTCAATCGGCAAGAAGTATCCCGTGAACACCTATCCTAACGAAATGTTGGGCTACAATTGCTGGTGTAAACCACCGAACATCACTCTGCCATCCAGTTATAATAACATGAATTGGACGACGTTGGAGAAGGAAGCCTGCGAG AGCTACAACGGCACGATGGTAGGCGACGACTGCAATGCACCGCATTATGTACCCGATGTGTTCCTTATGTCAATTATCCTATTCATGGGTACGTTCTTACTGTCGGTGGAACTCAAAGATTTCAAGAACGCTTTATTCTTCCCCTCGAAG GTGAGGCAAGTGGTGAGCGACTTTGCAGTGATAATCGCGATATTCTCAATGAGCTCACTGGATCACTTCGTGGGGATTCCAACGCCGAAATTGGAGGTGCCGGCAGAGTTCAAACCGACATTGGAGGGACGAGGATGGATAATCTGGCCTTTTCAGAAGAATCCGTGGTGGAGTGCTATTGTGGCGTTTCTCCCCGCTTTATTGGGCACTATATTGATCTTCATGGATCAGCAGATCACGGCCGTTATTGTTAATAGGAAAGAAAATAAGTTGAAG AAAGGATGCGGGTATCATTTGGACCTCTTCGTTTTGGCCATCCTAATTGAAATATGTTCAGTGATGGGACTTCCATGGTTCGTCGCAGCGACGGTCCTTTCCATAAATCACGTGAACTCGTTGAAGTTGGAATCCGAATGCGCCGCGCCGGGCGAGAAGCCGCAATTTTTAGGCGTCCGCGAGCAGAGAGCTactcatatattaattttcctgATGATCGGATGCTCGGTGCTCCTAACACCGATGCTGAGGAATATACCGATGCCGGTACTGTTTGGCGTCTTCCTGTACATGGGCGTCGCCTCGTTGAAGGGTCTCCAATTCTTTGACAGGATTCTAATTATGCTGATGCCCGTTAAATATCAACCAGACTACATGTTCCTCCGCCAA GTACCGTTGAAACGTGTACACATGTTCACTGCAATCCAGCTTACTTGCCTCGCCTGCTTGTGGCTCATAAAATCCTTCAGTTCTACCTCGATTCTGTTCCCCTTAATG CTTGTCGTAATGATCGGCATACGCAAATCTCTGGACTTGATATTCACCCAACGCGAACTGAAAATCCTCGACGACGTAATGCCGGAACCGAGCAAGAAACACGCCGAGGAGCTCCGTAAGCTGGAGAACGGCGAG GAGCAGACAATGGGATATGGGCCTCCGGGAAACATTCAGATCTCTTTGGCCAACGGGAATATTATGAAGATCCCTCTTGCGAGTATCAATATCAGCGAGGAAGTGAATAAAACTGGCATTTGGCAGCAGGTCAACGAGGGAAACGAAAAATCGAAACAATCAAAATCACTAATCAA TGTGGGAAAACAAAAGAAGCATCCAAAGAAAGACAACTCGTTAGTAGCCGACGAAACAACAAGGCTGACGACGATGACCGAAGAGGACGAGGATGACAGTGGGATCTCGATCAAG GTAGATTTAATACGATCAAAGGAAAGCATCAGTCCCTTAAAAGCAAATGGTACTACCTCAGCTGAAACTTCCGTTTAA